The following are from one region of the Bactrocera oleae isolate idBacOlea1 chromosome 6, idBacOlea1, whole genome shotgun sequence genome:
- the RpL14 gene encoding large ribosomal subunit protein eL14 yields the protein MPFQRFVQTGRIAKCSAGPLKGRLVAIVDVIDQTRVLVDGPLTGVPRQEYRLNNLHLTKYRIKFPFTAPTRIVRKAWKDSDMKAQWKASPWSSRSQNICKRSHLNDFDRFKLRYAKRQRNKLLTIAFNTLKKRTKSDGTERKLKKDKRERIRELKAQGVKKGAAKK from the exons ATG CCTTTCCAGAGGTTTGTACAGACTGGCCGCATTGCCAAATGCTCGGCGGGTCCCTTGAAGGGCCGCCTAGTCGCCATTGTTGACGTTATTGATCAAACACGC GTGCTTGTTGATGGTCCCTTGACCGGTGTACCACGTCAGGAATACAGATTGAATAATCTACATCTGACCAAATACCGCATCAAGTTCCCCTTCACTGCCCCCACACGTATTGTGCGCAAAGCATGGAAGGACAGTGACATGAAAGCCCAATGGAAGGCTAGTCCATGGTCGTCGAGATCACAGAATATTTGCAAG cgCTCTCATTTgaatgattttgatcgtttcaAGCTGCGTTATGCCAAGCGTCAACGTAACAAGTTGCTTACCATTGCCTTCAACACACTGAAGAAGCGTACCAAGTCTGATGGTACAGAGCGTAAATTGAAGAAGGACAAGCGCGAGCGCATCCGTGAATTGAAGGCGCAAGGTGTGAAGAAGGGTGCTGCTAAGAAGTAA
- the Rcd5 gene encoding microspherule protein 1 has protein sequence MDTNATPTKSSAQKTKEKINLSATTTSAITTTTTLNQISTGTPLQNLPIELQNDQKRRSSSRSIKRKRFDDEIVEYSIGFPQSRGEPKVGRQRTTSQTSAQTQSLSTAVLQAPTPANSNLEVSTFVRETPTSVSAPNTNNGNISLAGASTPLPPVHPTNTVKQTSPSMERALAAHVSDKRRPPRSNNKKSKKTGRPPSQITTKDLGRWKPIDDLALIIGIQQTNDLRMVHRGVKFSCKFTLQELQSRWFSLLYEPAISRIAVAAMRNLHPELVESVQSKALFSVQEEELLGTVRSTDSPKLEQFQELLEKNASLFYSARTAKSLQNHWQMMKQYQLLPDQVVKPLHMSDTPLSFSDAEDLILDAELNDQRDEALEIELALTDRQNKHEIRLLENELSRWNVLVDSVTGVAPPEFDGQTLAVLRGRLVRYLMRSKEITFGRFVEDSHVDIDLSLEGPACKISRRQGTIKLRSNGDFFIANEGKRPIFIDGVPLLTGNKTRLANNCVVEICSLRFVFLVNYELINAIRHESAKTTASLN, from the exons ATGGATACAAATGCAACGCCTACCAAGTCTAGTGCtcaaaaaacgaaagaaaaaataaatttgtctgCGACTACTAcgtctgcaataacaacaacaacaacattaaatcAAATTTCAACAGGGACGCCATTACAAAATTTACCAATTGAGCTGCAGAATGACCAAAAACGTAGAAG CTCGTCTCGTTCAATTAAGCGCAAACGTTTTGACGACGAAATTGTAGAATACAGCATTGGATTTCCACAGTCGCGAGGTGAACCGAAAGTCGGACGACAGCGCACTACTTCTCAAACCTCCGCACAAACGCAATCTTTATCAACAGCCGTTTTACAAGCACCTACGCCTGCTAATAGCAACCTTGAAGTTTCTACTTTTGTAAGAGAGACACCAACGTCGGTATCAGCACCGAACACAAACAACGGTAATATTTCTTTAGCTGGAGCATCTACTCCACTGCCACCAGTTCACCCGACTAATACAGTCAAACAAACTTCACCTTCAATGGAACGTGCACTAGCCGCACATGTCTCGGACAAAAGACGACCACCACGTTCTAATAATAAGAAATCTAAGAAAACCGGTCGTCCTCCAAGTCAAATTACTACGAAAGATTTAGGACGTTGGAAACCCATTGACGATTTGGCTTTAATTATTGGTATACAACAAACGAATGACTTGCGTATGGTACACCGAGGCGTGAAATTCTCGTGCAAGTTCACTTTACAAGAGTTACAATCTCGTTGGTTTTCTTTACTCTATGAACCAGCGATTTCGCGTATCGCAGTTGCTGCTATGCGAAATCTACATCCCGAGCTTGTGGAGTCAGTTCAAAGCAAGGCACTTTTTAGTGTACAAGAAGAAGAACTATTAGGAACAGTAAGGAGT ACTGATAGTCCAAAACTAGAGCAGTTCCAggaattacttgaaaaaaatgCCTCCCTTTTCTATAGTGCACGAACAGCTAAATCACTACAGAATCATTGGCAAATGATGAAACAGTATCAGTTACTGCCAGATCAGGTGGTCAAGCCGCTACATATGAGCGATACACCATTAAGTTTCTCTGATGCTGAGGATCTTATTCTTGACGCCGAACTGAATGATCAACGAGATGAAGCGCTAGAGATTGAGTTAGCATTGACTGATCGTCAAAATAAGCATGAAATTCGTCTGTTGGAAAATGAATTAAGTCGTTGGAATGTTTTAGTGGACTCGGTTACAGGTGTCGCGCCACCAGAATTTGATGGTCAAACGCTAGCAGTGCTTAGGGGTCGCTTGGTGCGTTATTTAATGAGATCGAAGGAGATCACTTTTGGTCGCTTTGTTGAAGACTCGCATGTCGACATCGATCTGTCTTTAGAAGGTCCCGCATGTAAAATCTCTCGGCGTCAGGGCACAATTAAACTGCGCAGCAATGGTGATTTTTTCATTGCAAATGAAGGCAAAAGACCTATTTTCATTGATGGCGTGCCCTTGTTGACTGGAAATAAGACCCGACTCGCCAACAACTGTGTGGTCGag ATATGCAGCTTACGATTCGTTTTTTTGGTGAACTATGAGCTTATTAATGCCATAAGGCATGAGAGTGCGAAGACCACCGCCTCGCTAAACTAG
- the LOC106615463 gene encoding protein prune homolog 2, which yields MSLQMESPLTDSKMDISDATTSQGSAGVSPLGEDDDPDASQSPTHSNHNIHQVLIKDTTVVSNSTMNEVNVELVNEVTSNLDNRLVRPDALSLELIPQRQSIARTITESHPLMSPTCSENEHSSANSVTINNDMKRNNFPDVVPQYEHVQSPLQTSTIIERNALNNTRGIANAPAAAHNKLAYLRAHSPDLLSSESEADVSQYHATVEANFQTVALLPTVGNELQKNTRRIRKSNTNGGNGGDDISSLDSISNHSFDDDEDIEHNLASLSPSSSLIDGLDDDSDDGGVAGCIDDEDDYPEAVTPTPHLQSMTLTSNIEGASDQLPQYSAAEERRDSRNWQKITLPDGRTREIDMRVIEPYKRVLSHGGYLQAGGHNAIVIFCACHLPDRSRADYNYVMDNLFLYVVKTLEQLVTEDYVLIYLHGGTSRRNVPPFPWLKKCYQLLDRRLRKSLKNMYLVHPTFWIKSIVWMTRPFVSAKFWRKLVYVKSLDELAKHVIVEKAAIPEKVKQYDARHN from the exons ATGAG TTTGCAAATGGAGAGTCCATTAACGGACAGCAAAATGGATATTTCAGACGCTACAACTTCACAAGGCTCAGCAGGCGTATCGCCACTGGGAGAAGATGACGATCCTGATGCCTCACAATCGCCAACTCACAGTAACCACAACATACACCAAGTACTCATAAAAGATACAACTGTTGTATCGAATAGCACAATGAATGAAGTGAATGTTGAATTGGTAAATGAAGTTACATCGAATCTGGATAACAGATTGGTACGACCAGACGCGCTATCGCTGGAGCTAATACCACAGCGACAAAGTATTGCACGCACTATTACCGAAAGTCATCCATTAATGTCGCCTACGTGTTCTGAGAATGAACACAGCTCGGCGAATTCGGTGACGATAAATAATGATATGAAGCGCAACAATTTTCCCGATGTGGTGCCACAATACGAACATGTACAGTCGCCTCTACAGACTAGTACAATAATTGAACGAAACGCTTTAAATAATACACGTGGTATTGCTAACGCACCTGCTGCAGCGCACAATAAACTAGCTTATTTACGTGCCCACAGTCCTGATCTCTTGAGCAGCGAATCCGAAGCAGACGTATCACAATATCACGCTACAGTTGAGGCCAATTTTCAAACGGTGGCGCTCTTACCAACAGTGGGTAATGAGCTGCAAAAAAATACTCGTCGTATTAGAAAGTCTAATACAAATGGTGGTAACGGTGGTGATGATATCTCATCACTGGATTCAATTTCAAATCACAGTTTTGACGATGATGAGGACATTGAACACAATTTGGCTTCACTTAGCCCATCGAGTTCATTAATTGACGGCTTAGATGATGATAGTGACGATGGCGGCGTCGCTGGTTGTATAGATGATGAGGACGATTACCCTGAAGCAGTTACCCCTACACCACATTTACAATCGATGACGTTAACGAGCAACATAGAAGGTGCATCCGATCAATTGCCGCAATATTCTGCAGCTGAAGAGAGACGTGACTCAAGAAATTGGCAAAAGATCACATTACCCGATGGTCGTACTAGAGAAATAGATATGCGCGTGATCGAGCCATATAAACGTGTGCTTTCACATGGTGGTTACCTGCAGGCTGGCGGACATAATGCTATCGTAATTTTTTGTGCCTGCCATCTGCCGGATCGTTCGCGTGCTGATTATAACTACGTAATGGATAATTTATTTCTGTACGTGGTTAAAACATTGGAACAATTAGTGACAGAGGACTATGTGCTTATTTATTTGCATGGTGGCACTAGTCGACGCAATGTGCCGCCATTTCCATGGTTAAAAAA ATGCTATCAGCTACTAGATCGCCGTTTAAGAAAAAGTCTGAAAAACATGTATTTAGTACATCCAACATTTTGGATCAAATCTATAGTATGGATGACTCGTCCCTTTGTTAG cGCAAAATTCTGGCGTAAATTGGTTTATGTGAAATCGTTGGATGAACTCGCCAAGCACGTGATTGTGGAGAAAGCTGCCATACCGGAGAAGGTCAAACAGTATGATGCGCGacataactaa
- the ZC3H3 gene encoding zinc finger CCCH domain-containing protein 3: MPQFNEKADSSTSRTIYINPHFNKRMQPMTIGTANAVINKTISSGAHINPLFLGVYRPPAIHMNPNFFNSKILEQQKLPLNYEIKCSEKVKLVTKNTPIKTNQPKSLLLHGEIIDLCDESDQEVEKASVNTNLSILPVSKDPKQKIITKSRTKIVREPAVITKVMPAPSPLIRLSSKKLVRRTHTSPAVSILRNITPASAKNTHGKYKLDRRPGLPLIATAGVKLKRKSFVARYALQRSTSETKSAITSSKLRSLPVNKKLQMLNINGVLYRSTRNKLQRKDNSVASNQMTSAKISPISVKTNPIKNTLPKPSKTAYERVLFVHGTKFVLDKNGFKLTRIAPTTKDSVTGTPKPTIPTQRQRQRIDIGGLTYIASTTQNVFVRTRNHLALAHLNTAKNRSLQLLARRFVKTNVPCAIFQRIGKCIAHERGKCNKVHDKNQVTICPRFLRSECHNSDCLLSHNVSLAKMPVCKFFLQGVCVRPDCPYLHKKLSVNADICQDFLRGYCKLAEQCNKRHEFLCPEYERNGSCELANCVYCKNRKRKLLNEPTKQQNKQVHNAASKEIAVQGTQENSGVAKRYFIDKCLNANATTTCDKTEKDESAEKQEFDTHSEELDSDTEMPSAPVRPKVGALPAFIPLL; the protein is encoded by the exons ATGCCTCAGTTCAACGAAAAAGCGGATAGTTCTACCTCAAGAACAATATATATTAACCCACATTTTAACAAACGAATGCAACCAATGACGATTGGCACAGCAAATGCAgttataaacaaaacaatatcATCTGGTGCTCACATCAACCCATTGTTTTTGGGTGTTTATCGACCACCAGCAATACATATGAATCCTAACTTTTTCAATAGTAAAATCCttgaacaacaaaaattgccactaaattatgaaataaagtGTTCCGAAAAAGTGAAGTTAGTAACCAAAAATACTCCAATTAAAACAAATCAACCAAAAAGTTTACTTTTACATGGTGAAATTATCGATCTATGCGATGAATCTGATCAGGAAGTGGAAAAAGCATCTGTAAATACTAATTTGAGTATATTACCAGTAAGTAAAGacccaaaacaaaaaattataactaaatcaCGCACCAAAATTGTTCGTGAACCAGCGGTAATAACAAAAGTTATGCCTGCGCCATCACCGCTTATACGTTTAAGTAGTAAAAAATTAGTAAGAAGAACACATACATCTCCAGCTGTTAGCATATTACGTAATATTACCCCCGCCTCCGCTAAAAACACACATGGAAAGTACAAACTAGATCGACGGCCAGGTTTGCCTTTAATAGCAACAGCAGGTGTGAAACTAAAACGGAAAAGTTTTGTGGCACGCTACGCTTTGCAACGCTCAACTTCTGAAACAAAAAGTGCCATAAC TTCCTCTAAGCTACGGTCACTGCCTGttaacaaaaaattgcaaatgctTAATATAAATGGGGTGCTGTACAGATCAACTCGCAACAAATTACAAAGAAAAGATAATAGCGTTGCATCAAATCAAATGACATCAGCAAAAATATCTCCTATAAGCGTAAAAACTAATCCCATTAAAAACACACTTCCAAAACCTAGCAAAACGGCATACGAGCGTGTGCTATTTGTTCATggcacaaaatttgttttagatAAGAATGGTTTCAAACTAACCCGTATTGCACCTACCACCAAGGACAGCGTAACGGGTACACCAAAGCCTACAATACCCACTCAAAGGCAACGCCAGCGTATAGACATTGGTGGCTTAACGTATATAGCCTCCACAACGCAAAACGTATTCGTGCGTACTCGCAACCATTTGGCCTTGGCACATCTAAATACGGCGAAGAATCGCAGCCTGCAATTACTTGCGCGTCGTTTCGTCAAAACCAATGTACCATGTGCCATATTCCAACGCATAGGCAAATGCATAGCGCACGAAAGAGGGAAGTGCAACAAAGTGCATGATAAGAACCAAGTTACTATTTGCCCAag ATTCCTGCGTAGTGAATGTCATAACTCAGATTGTTTACTTTCACATAACGTTTCGCTTGCGAAAATGCCAGTTTGTAAATTCTTTCTACAGGGTGTTTGCGTGCGCCCAGACTGTCCATATCTACACAAAAAGCTTAGCGTCAACGCAGACATTTGTCAGGATTTCCTACGGGGTTACTGCAAATTAGCGGAGCAG TGCAACAAGCGTCATGAATTCTTGTGCCCTGAATACGAGCGTAATGGTAGCTGTGAATTAGCGAATTGTGTGTATTGCAAGAATCGCAAACGAAAACTTTTAAACGAGCCAACAAAACAGCAAAATAAACAAGTGCATAATGCTGCATCAAAAGAAATTGCTGTTCAAGGCACACAGGAAAATTCGGGCGTAGCAAAGCGTTATTTCATTGACAAATGTCTAAacgcaaatgcaacaacaacttgtGATAAAACGGAAAAGGATGAGAGTGCTGAAAAGCAAGAGTTTGACACACATTCGGAAGAGCTAGATTCTGATACTGAAATGCCTTCTGCACCTGTGCGCCCCAAAGTCGGCGCGTTGCCAGCCTTCATACCGCtcttgtga
- the LOC106615461 gene encoding LETM1 domain-containing protein 1, producing the protein MTLALRLLRRPAYLSQSSAFTLQRQQYATPLAIVIRKRSNATEKRSVEKKSQLPPIVPPKIYPTEPKHDQTKCDDSEDTQSWSKWPPPAKADKKLSSQRLSRENVEGYMFKHFFDYIKNYEKLLEKNFPSAMKLYRTYVDGVMDFYNDMKYYLKIGRIVNNSPMGLKALNRKELELYMQMPRDMMKVAPALIVVALPLVGYVAMPLIFAYPQLFLCSHFWTLQQRAEFQQAILQRRLQNNKSVFRILQSKLKDAKKHESHQELQHILGMLGSGFHPSVESLLKVKDIFVQPPYDMLSLSRKQVKLLCQLHGVPTPLFKRYHLAEHAFLVHNMDLAIVREGHVHNMHPDGIRRSCYIRGLNPINLSHEEMIAWLRNWIKISTSLEEQHISMFLYLPVLLGYNHPNNWHLIYDKS; encoded by the exons ATGACACTTGCGCTACGCCTTTTGCGCCGACCGGCTTATCTCTCCCAAAGTAGTGCATTTACACTGCAGCGGCAACAGTATGCCACCCCTCTAGCCATAGTCATTCGGAAACGAAG caatgCAACGGAGAAACGATCTGTCGAAAAGAAATCACAACTTCCGCCCATCGTTCCGCCTAAAATATATCCCACAGAACCAAAGCATGACCAAACTAAATGTGATGACTCGGAAGATACACAAAGTTGGTCTAAATGGCCGCCACCCGCAAAGGCTGACAAGAAATTATCTTCTCAACGGCTGTCAAGAGAAAACGTCGAGGGTTAtatgtttaaacatttttttgactatatcaaaaactatgaaaaattgttggaGAAAAACTTTCCATCGGCCATGAAATTATATCGCACATATGTTGACGGCGTAATGGACTTTTACAACGATATGAAATATTACCTAAAGATAGGTCGCATTGTGAATAATTCACCAATGGGACTGAAAGCGCTCAATCGTAAAGAACTTGAGCTCTATATGCAGATGCCACGCGATATGATGAAAGTTGCACCTGCGTTAATTGTCGTGGCACTGCCGCTGGTCGGTTACGTGGCGATGCCGTTAAT TTTTGCGTATCCACAGCTATTTCTATGCTCGCATTTTTGGACACTACAACAACGGGCAGAATTTCAACAAGCGATATTGCAAAGACGGCtgcaaaataataaatctgTTTTCAGAATTCTACAATCGAAACTAAAAGACGCAAAGAAACACGAAAGTCACCAAGAGCTGCAACACATACTGGGTATGTTGGGTAGTGGCTTTCATCCCAGTGTCGAGTCATTGCTCAAAGTCAAAGACATTTTTGTCCAACCGCCATACGATATGCTCTCCCTAAGTAGGAAACAAGTC AAATTGTTGTGTCAATTGCATGGGGTCCCAACGCCTCTGTTCAAACGTTATCACCTTGCGGAACATGCGTTTCTGGTACATAACATGGATTTGGCTATTGTACGCGAAGGACATGTTCATAACATGCATCCGGATGGTATTCGACGATCTTGCTATATACGTGGGCTCAATCCCATTAATCTTAGCCATGAAGAAATGATAGCATGGCTACGTAATTGGATAAAAATTTCCACATCACTCGAAGAACAACATATAAGCATGTTCCTGTACCTGCCAGTGCTATTAGGCTATAACCATCCGAATAATTGGCACTTGATTTATGACAAGAGttag